In Pedobacter sp. W3I1, one DNA window encodes the following:
- a CDS encoding DUF475 domain-containing protein → MDFLHTILGDDIQAGLLIILNLIVIESLLSVDNAAVLATMVMDLPKSQREKALKYGIIGAYVFRGICLFLAAWLVKIWWLKPLGGLYLLYLAFDYFRKKNNKGKEEEEEVDKSKSWIYKSTVGVMGTFWATVALVEVMDLAFSIDNVFAAVAFTDHIWLIYIGVFIGILAMRFVAQAFVKLMEKFTFLETVAFIVIGVLGIKLTSSLVTHFYPESPISHAIEGEKTDLFVSIFTVAIFIIPVLTSLLFNYPKKHKSDIIISDDAEKVLDKS, encoded by the coding sequence ATGGATTTTTTGCACACAATTTTAGGTGACGATATACAGGCCGGATTACTAATTATTTTGAATTTAATTGTGATCGAAAGTTTGCTTTCGGTTGATAATGCTGCTGTTTTGGCTACCATGGTAATGGATTTGCCAAAATCGCAAAGGGAAAAAGCTTTAAAATATGGTATTATTGGTGCTTATGTTTTTAGAGGCATTTGTTTGTTCCTGGCAGCATGGTTGGTGAAAATCTGGTGGTTAAAACCACTAGGCGGTTTATACCTGTTATATCTGGCTTTCGATTATTTTAGAAAAAAGAACAATAAAGGCAAGGAAGAAGAAGAGGAAGTAGACAAAAGCAAAAGCTGGATTTATAAATCTACTGTGGGTGTGATGGGTACTTTTTGGGCAACTGTTGCTTTAGTAGAAGTAATGGATTTGGCTTTCTCTATCGATAATGTTTTTGCCGCGGTAGCTTTTACCGATCATATCTGGTTAATCTATATTGGTGTTTTTATCGGGATTTTGGCTATGCGTTTTGTAGCACAGGCATTTGTAAAACTGATGGAGAAATTTACCTTTTTAGAAACGGTAGCGTTCATCGTAATTGGTGTTTTAGGCATTAAACTTACTTCGTCGTTAGTCACGCATTTCTATCCTGAATCGCCTATTTCTCATGCTATTGAAGGCGAAAAAACAGATCTTTTTGTGTCAATTTTTACGGTAGCCATTTTCATCATACCCGTATTAACCTCCTTATTGTTTAACTATCCCAAAAAACACAAAAGCGATATTATCATTTCGGACGATGCCGAAAAGGTATTGGATAAATCTTAA
- a CDS encoding YCF48-related protein yields the protein MKKILWCLLMAPFFCAAQSYSFKPLNENTKTSLRGLSVVSDQVTWVSGSNGSVGKTTDGGITWKWLKPKGYEKIDFRDIEAFDDKRAIIVGIATPAYILKTVDGGETWTENYKNVDSAIFLDGVSFWDKNKGIIFGDPINDKMQLLKTVDAGKSWQDISANLKTKLSKGEASFAASGTTIKTLPGGKTWIASGGTVSNIYFSPDYGQSWQVFKCPIIQGEGSTGPFSIDFFNEKIGVTVGGNYLKDKDNSNNVLLTTDGGKTWQKPGTPVLGFRSGVTYINAKTLIATGTSGTDISTDGGQNWKHISDKSFNAVQKAKKGKQIILAGEKGNIYQMEINK from the coding sequence ATGAAGAAAATTTTATGGTGCCTTTTAATGGCACCTTTTTTTTGCGCTGCACAGTCGTATTCCTTTAAACCCTTAAACGAGAACACCAAAACCAGTTTACGCGGGTTAAGTGTAGTTTCAGACCAGGTTACCTGGGTAAGTGGTAGTAATGGGTCGGTAGGAAAAACTACTGATGGCGGTATAACCTGGAAATGGTTAAAACCAAAAGGGTACGAGAAAATCGATTTCAGGGATATCGAAGCTTTCGATGATAAGCGGGCCATTATTGTGGGCATTGCCACTCCTGCATATATTTTGAAAACCGTAGATGGCGGCGAAACCTGGACAGAAAATTATAAAAATGTAGATTCAGCGATATTTCTTGATGGAGTAAGTTTCTGGGATAAAAATAAGGGAATCATTTTCGGCGATCCTATAAATGATAAAATGCAATTACTTAAAACCGTAGATGCAGGTAAAAGCTGGCAGGATATATCTGCAAATCTCAAAACAAAATTAAGCAAAGGCGAAGCCAGTTTTGCAGCCAGTGGAACAACCATTAAAACATTACCTGGTGGCAAAACCTGGATTGCATCAGGCGGAACAGTATCTAACATTTACTTTTCTCCGGATTATGGACAAAGCTGGCAGGTATTTAAATGCCCGATTATACAAGGCGAAGGGAGTACTGGCCCTTTTTCCATCGATTTTTTTAATGAAAAAATCGGTGTAACTGTTGGCGGTAACTATTTAAAAGATAAAGACAATTCTAATAATGTACTTTTAACTACTGATGGAGGCAAAACCTGGCAAAAGCCAGGTACACCTGTTTTAGGCTTCCGATCGGGCGTAACCTATATTAATGCTAAAACCTTAATTGCTACGGGTACTTCAGGAACAGATATTTCTACTGATGGCGGTCAGAACTGGAAACACATTTCGGATAAAAGCTTTAATGCTGTTCAAAAAGCCAAAAAAGGTAAACAGATTATTCTGGCCGGAGAAAAAGGCAATATCTATCAAATGGAGATCAATAAATAA
- a CDS encoding DUF2147 domain-containing protein, whose product MRKLSFLMLLFVAVSFSAFAQNKDAIVGKWLNPSGEGQIEIYKKGDKYYGKLAWMKEPNLNGKPKLDAKNPDEKLQKRALLNLEILKDFVYDDGKWTDGTIYDPKSGKTYSCNLSLKSNDVLNVRGYVGISLLGRSETFRRVK is encoded by the coding sequence ATGAGGAAATTATCATTTTTAATGTTGCTTTTTGTTGCGGTATCGTTTTCTGCATTTGCACAGAACAAAGATGCTATTGTGGGCAAATGGCTTAACCCTTCAGGAGAAGGGCAAATAGAAATTTATAAAAAAGGCGATAAATATTATGGGAAATTAGCCTGGATGAAGGAACCGAATTTAAATGGTAAACCTAAATTAGATGCAAAAAACCCTGATGAAAAGCTACAGAAACGTGCTTTATTGAATCTGGAAATATTGAAAGATTTTGTTTACGATGATGGTAAGTGGACTGATGGAACGATTTACGATCCGAAAAGTGGCAAAACGTACAGCTGTAACCTGTCTTTAAAGAGTAACGATGTGTTAAACGTTCGCGGTTATGTTGGTATCTCACTTTTAGGAAGATCAGAAACTTTTAGACGGGTAAAATAA
- a CDS encoding DoxX family membrane protein, whose protein sequence is MKIAVIIVRVLLAAMYLFASVSYFLNLMPKAPEMTAAQTSFMTGLMASVYLFPLIKITELLCGVMLLIGRTAPLASIIIFPVTLNIFLYTAFLAQPKDLPMSAVMLLFNLFLLYAYRAKYLPIVSK, encoded by the coding sequence ATGAAAATTGCAGTTATTATTGTACGCGTGCTTTTAGCCGCCATGTATCTTTTTGCTTCCGTAAGCTATTTTCTTAATTTAATGCCGAAGGCACCGGAAATGACAGCCGCACAAACGAGTTTTATGACTGGCTTGATGGCCTCTGTGTACCTTTTTCCACTGATTAAAATAACAGAATTGTTATGTGGCGTAATGTTGTTGATTGGTAGAACAGCACCACTTGCATCAATCATTATTTTTCCTGTTACCTTGAATATCTTTTTGTATACCGCATTTTTGGCCCAGCCTAAAGATCTTCCGATGTCAGCTGTGATGTTATTGTTTAATTTGTTCCTGCTTTATGCGTATCGTGCCAAGTATCTACCGATCGTTTCAAAGTAA
- a CDS encoding DUF1801 domain-containing protein has translation MSNKQRMQKADQIDDYMKKLEHPFKQEIERLRSIILNANPKLQERVKWNSPSFYYIKDLAAFNLRANGYVQIIFIFYDGNMIEDSSLLQGSWKDRREARFYSLDDIEVKLPALEQFVNNWIKLIECK, from the coding sequence ATGAGCAATAAGCAGCGTATGCAAAAAGCTGATCAGATTGATGATTACATGAAAAAGCTCGAGCATCCTTTTAAACAGGAAATTGAGCGTTTGCGGAGTATCATACTGAATGCAAATCCTAAACTGCAGGAAAGAGTGAAATGGAATTCGCCAAGTTTTTACTATATAAAAGATTTGGCTGCTTTTAACCTTAGGGCAAATGGATATGTGCAGATCATTTTTATTTTTTACGATGGAAATATGATCGAAGATTCATCTTTATTACAGGGCAGTTGGAAAGACAGGCGCGAAGCAAGATTTTACAGTTTGGATGATATTGAAGTGAAACTACCTGCGCTCGAGCAGTTTGTAAATAATTGGATTAAACTAATCGAATGCAAATAA
- a CDS encoding DinB family protein, with protein sequence MEKIIREADETLSALEHELSRFDALQINAVPFKGSWTAGQLAEHMVLSNSGFLEVINGPVAETDKPADLLVNEIKKDFLNFNVKYDSPKEIYPEDKTYHQPELLKSLKQIREGISNAVTGLDLTKTCTAYELPGYGFLTRLEAIYFVIYHTQRHLHQLKNIYSELDTN encoded by the coding sequence ATGGAAAAGATAATTAGAGAAGCCGATGAAACTTTGTCGGCATTAGAACATGAGTTGTCGAGATTTGATGCCCTGCAGATTAATGCAGTACCTTTTAAAGGAAGCTGGACCGCCGGTCAATTGGCTGAGCATATGGTTTTGTCGAATTCGGGTTTCCTGGAAGTAATTAATGGGCCAGTAGCCGAAACGGATAAGCCGGCTGATTTATTAGTAAATGAAATTAAGAAAGATTTTTTAAATTTTAATGTGAAATACGATTCACCAAAAGAGATTTACCCTGAAGATAAGACATATCATCAGCCGGAATTATTGAAAAGTTTAAAGCAGATCAGGGAGGGGATATCAAATGCGGTAACCGGCTTAGATTTAACTAAAACATGTACCGCTTACGAGCTACCAGGATATGGCTTTTTAACCCGATTGGAGGCCATTTATTTTGTAATTTATCATACACAACGACACTTACATCAATTAAAAAATATTTACAGCGAGCTTGATACCAATTGA